Below is a genomic region from Shimia isoporae.
TCTGTAGCCTTAAGCCTTTGTTCCGGCTTGAAATGTCCGTTTACGAGTCGGTCCCGCATGTTTTCATAGATGCTCGTCATCCGAATTCACGCGCCTCCGACATATGGTCCAACCAAAAATAATTTCGTGGTTCGAATAAAATCTCAAAATTTTCGATATTTCAACTATTTTGTTGCCTCACCCTAGGTCACTGGCTAGTTTGGTCATACCAAAATACATCAACGGCAAACCGTTGGGACAAGACTGACAGATCTAAGGGAGGAAAAGATCTATGAAGGCCAATAAACTGCTCGCGGCAGCCGCCGCTCTGACCATCGGAGCGTCTGCCCTGTCCGCACAGACCACACTGCGCATTCAGACGCACTTCTCGCCGGAAACCCTGTCCGGCCAGCTCGCGGAAAAATACGTCAACGACGTGATGGAAATGTCCAACGGCGAAATCCAGATCGAGATGTTCTATTCGTCCTCGGTTGTGAAATCGGCGGAAACCTTTGACGCAGCTGCAACCGGTATTCTGGATTGCGACATGACCGGCGGCGCCTACCAGACCGGTAAAAACCCGGCGTTCCAGTTCACTGGCGACCTGATGGGCGGCTATGCCAACCCATATCAGCAGATGGCGTGGTTGCTGCACGGCGACGGCCGCGCAGCTGTGGACACGCTCTACAAACAGCACAACATGAGCTTTGTTGGCTGGTGGATCCCCGGTCCGGAATCGCTGTCATCGACCCGTCCGATCCGTGGCGTGGAAGACTTCAAAGACTGGAAATTCCGTTCGCCTCCGGGTCTCGCCACCAAGGTTTTCGCGAACCTCGGCGCATCCCCGATCGTGATGGACTTCAACGAGATCTTCACCGCGCTTGAAACCGGCATCATCGATGGCGCCGACGCCGCGAACCTGACCAACAACATTGGTCTGGGTCTTTATGACATCGCCAAGCACACCAACTTCCCTGGTTTCCACTCGATGCCGGCTGACCACCTGGCCTGCCGCACCGACATCTGGGAGGCGATGCCTGCGCATCACCGCAAGATCATGGAAGTGGCCATGGACAGCCTCGCGCTGCACAACGCCACCATCAACGAGGTCAAGAACGCCCAGAACGCAAAGGTTCTGCGTGAAAAAGGCGTAAACCTCTACGAATGGTCTCCTGAAGAGCTCGCCAAGTTCCGCGCCGCTGTGAAAGCCGGCTGGGAAGAGTTTGCGACCACACCGGAAGCGAAGGCTCTGCTCCAAAGCCACATCGACTTCCTGGTAGGCATGGGCGCGATGTCTGCGGACTGATCGCGCTGCCTCCCTGTTGTCGGCCGCCCCCCTCGCGGCCGACAGCAATCCCGCAGTCAACCTGCTGTTATCCCAATGAAAATCACCAAAATCACCAGCCACGTCCTGCAATATGACATGCCGGAGGTGCTGGGATACTCGCAACAATATTACGACAAGCGCAGCGCGCATCTGGTCGAAGTCACCACCGACGAAGGCGTGACAGGCTGGGGCGAGTGCTTTGGACCGGGCAATGTGGCTCTGGCCAACAAGGCGATTGTCGAAACAGTGATCCAGCCGCTGGTGATTGGTATGGATCCGCTGGATCGGGATGTGATCTGGCACAAGGTTTATAATCTGCTGCGCGACCACGGCCAAAAAGGCATGCCTCTGCAATCGTTGTCGGGGGTGGATATCGCACTTTGGGACATTGCCGGCAAAATCGCCGGTTTGCCCGTGTCCCAGATGATCGGCGGACGCCACCGCGAAGATGTCCCGGTCTATGGCTATGGAATGATGCTGCGTCCCGAGCCGTTTGAAACGCTCCGCAGCCGCTTTGTGGACGAAGCCGCCGCGATCCGCGACGCCGGCTTCGCGGCGACAAAAATGAAAGTCGGCCTTGGCCCCAAAGAAGACCTCGCGCTGGCAGCGGCCGTTCGTGAGGGCGTCGGTCCGACGTTCCGGTTCATGGTCGACGCCAACCACTGCTACACGACAAGCGACGCGCTTTACGTCGGACACGGATTGGAGGAGCTGGAGGCTTACTGGTTTGAAGAACCCGTCGCGCCTGAAGATCTGGACGGGTATCGCGAGTTACGTGCTCAGCTGAAAATCAACATTTCCGGGGGCGAGGCCGAATTCAACCGTTGGGGTTGGCGATCACTCCTTGAGGCCCGCGCGCTGGACATCGCCCAGCCCGAAGTCTGCGCACTGGGCGGGATCAGCGAATACTTGCGGGTACTTGCGCTTTGTCACGCGCATTTCACACCTGTGATCAATCACGTCTGGGGCAGTGCAGTCGCAGTGGCGACAAACCTGCAACTGCTGGCGGCCATGCCACCTCTACCGGGCGGACTGCACCCTTGGGAACCAATGCTGGAGTTTGATACCACGGACAATAAATTCCGTGACAACCTCCTGCAAGAACCGCTCAATATTCAGCAGCAAGTCAAAGACAACAACGGTCGGGTCAAAATCCCGACAGGGCCCGGGATCGGTGTGACTCCGGATCGGGCCTTCATAGAACACTACAAAGTGGCATAACGCGGGGAGGGCGTCGTGACAGACACAGCAGAGAGATCACCGATCATATCCACGGGGGCGCTGATCGAGTGGATTGTTCCGTTCGCGTTTCTATTGTGCGCAGGTTGGGCCGTCTGGCACACCCCCGCCTACATTCTGAGCTTTATCCCGCCGGCAAACGAAAGCCTTCTGGAGCAGATGAGCCAGCTTCACTACCGCAAGGATGTGACGCCTGACATGCCCGCTCTGTTTGGCGGCTACGCCGATATTCTGGACTGGCTGTCTCTGGTTCTGTTGCCAATTATCTTTGTCATCGGTGTGCGTACCGTGCGGATCGCGCCAATGGAATTTCAGGACTGGAGAAAAATCGACAAGATCGCGATTTTTGTGGGCCGGATCACAATGATCCTGATCATCTCGATGACGCTGGTCATGCTTTACGAGGTTTTCCTGCGCTATGCGATCGAAGCGCCGACCCTATGGGCAAACGAACTCACGCTCTGGCTTGGCGGTTATCTGTTTCTGCTATCCGGTCTGTATGCCATGCAACAGCGCTGCCATATCCGGATATTTCTTCTCTATGACGTCGTACCACGGTGGATGCAGCGCACCTTCGATGTGCTTGGTGCCTTGCTGATTTGTGTGTTCGCCGTGTTCCTGATTTTCGGCAGCTACAAACAGGTCTTTGTGACAAAATTCTACAGATGGGAAATGTTCGGCACGGCTTTTGATCCACCCATTCCGGCGACCGTGCAACCCACCATCCTGATCGTGGTCGCTTTGATTGCCATACAGGCAGTGATCAACGTGATCTCGGACTGGAACCTCGAACCGGTGACCCATTCGGCAGCGGATGACATCGACGAGGATGAACTTGAAATGATCAAGAAAAGCGTGGGGTCTGACTGATGGATATCGGCACTATTTCCATAATCGTAGTCTTCGGACTTATCGTTTTGCTGGCGATTGGCATGCCGCTTGGGTTTGCCTCGGCCGTGTTGGCCTTGCTGGTGATGATCCTCAAGTTCGAGCCTACTCTGCTGATGGCGCCCTGGACCTTTGGGGAAGGGCTTTTAACAGGAAGGCCCGGGACAGGGCCGCTTTATATTCTGACGCAGAAAATATTTGATCTGATGACGGAATACGTCCTGCTATCAGTGCCCTTGTTCATCTTCATGGCAGCCTTGCTGGAACGCTCCGGCGTCGCCAAACAGATGTATGACTCGCTCGACTTCTGGCTCAGCAGGGTCCGTGGCGGTGTTGCAATCGTGACCTCGCTCATGGCGGTGATCATGGCTGCAATGTCCGGTATCATCGGCGGCGAAGTGGTTCTTCTCGGCCTGATTGCGCTGCCGCAGATGTTGCGCTTGGGCTATAATCAGAACCTCGCCATCGGGACGATTTGTGCCTCCGGCTCTCTCGGCACCATGATCCCGCCTTCGATCGTTCTGATTATCTACGGGCTGATCACGGAAACCTCGATCAAGGCGCTGTTTACCGGTGCGTTCGTGCCCGGCTTCATGTTGGCCAGCTTCATCATCATGTACATTGTCGTCCGCACCCAGCTGCGCCCGCAGGATGCCCCCCTGCCTGAACCGCAGCCGGGTGATCCGACAGGCCTGCAAAAACTTGGCCTGTTTGGCGCATTCCTGTGCGTGC
It encodes:
- a CDS encoding TRAP transporter substrate-binding protein, which codes for MKANKLLAAAAALTIGASALSAQTTLRIQTHFSPETLSGQLAEKYVNDVMEMSNGEIQIEMFYSSSVVKSAETFDAAATGILDCDMTGGAYQTGKNPAFQFTGDLMGGYANPYQQMAWLLHGDGRAAVDTLYKQHNMSFVGWWIPGPESLSSTRPIRGVEDFKDWKFRSPPGLATKVFANLGASPIVMDFNEIFTALETGIIDGADAANLTNNIGLGLYDIAKHTNFPGFHSMPADHLACRTDIWEAMPAHHRKIMEVAMDSLALHNATINEVKNAQNAKVLREKGVNLYEWSPEELAKFRAAVKAGWEEFATTPEAKALLQSHIDFLVGMGAMSAD
- a CDS encoding mandelate racemase/muconate lactonizing enzyme family protein gives rise to the protein MKITKITSHVLQYDMPEVLGYSQQYYDKRSAHLVEVTTDEGVTGWGECFGPGNVALANKAIVETVIQPLVIGMDPLDRDVIWHKVYNLLRDHGQKGMPLQSLSGVDIALWDIAGKIAGLPVSQMIGGRHREDVPVYGYGMMLRPEPFETLRSRFVDEAAAIRDAGFAATKMKVGLGPKEDLALAAAVREGVGPTFRFMVDANHCYTTSDALYVGHGLEELEAYWFEEPVAPEDLDGYRELRAQLKINISGGEAEFNRWGWRSLLEARALDIAQPEVCALGGISEYLRVLALCHAHFTPVINHVWGSAVAVATNLQLLAAMPPLPGGLHPWEPMLEFDTTDNKFRDNLLQEPLNIQQQVKDNNGRVKIPTGPGIGVTPDRAFIEHYKVA
- a CDS encoding TRAP transporter small permease subunit; this encodes MTDTAERSPIISTGALIEWIVPFAFLLCAGWAVWHTPAYILSFIPPANESLLEQMSQLHYRKDVTPDMPALFGGYADILDWLSLVLLPIIFVIGVRTVRIAPMEFQDWRKIDKIAIFVGRITMILIISMTLVMLYEVFLRYAIEAPTLWANELTLWLGGYLFLLSGLYAMQQRCHIRIFLLYDVVPRWMQRTFDVLGALLICVFAVFLIFGSYKQVFVTKFYRWEMFGTAFDPPIPATVQPTILIVVALIAIQAVINVISDWNLEPVTHSAADDIDEDELEMIKKSVGSD